One region of Anthonomus grandis grandis chromosome 22, icAntGran1.3, whole genome shotgun sequence genomic DNA includes:
- the LOC126749244 gene encoding uncharacterized protein LOC126749244, whose translation MSSEELQVQLDQTNAQLRDVRDALANVIAGLRSHVRADTEASPAEFLFGTTLRMPGEFFLEGDFTPDPRTFIEEFRELMRLVRPVPVTHHHKRRAFVFKNLYECSHIFLRNVVAKALERTYSGPYKVVKRLSDRVFDIDINGKTKSVSVELLKPPYLMSEDLLADTLDSDPPLTTPSSLAGTQDSNGAGNSPVTSSSLAGTHDLDGPGDLPVPMVEKVLKTYARKKQCL comes from the exons ATGTCGTCTGAAGAGCTACAAGTGCAATTAGATCAAACTAATGCTCAACTACGTGATGTCAGGGACGCCCTGGCTAACGTTATTGCCG GGTTGCGCTCTCATGTTCGTGCTGACACCGAGGCATCGCCTGCCGAATTCTTGTTTGGCACGACACTTCGCATGCCTGGCGAATTCTTTCTTGAAGGGGATTTTACTCCTGATCCTCGCACATTCATTGAGGAGTTTCGTGAGTTAATGCGACTCGTCAGGCCTGTTCCAGTCACACATCACCACAAGAGGCGcgcgtttgtttttaaaaatttatacgaATGCTCCCATATTTTCTTACGCAATGTTGTTGCGAAGGCACTCGAACGAACTTATTCCGGACCTTACAAGGTTGTTAAAAGACTGTCCGATAGGGTGTTTGATATCGATATCAACGGGAAAACGAAAAGCGTCTCGGTTGAGCTACTTAAGCCGCCATATCTCATGTCTGAAGACTTGTTAGCTGATACACTTGATAGCGACCCTCCTTTAACCACCCCTTCGAGTCTAGCTGGAACCCAGGACTCGAATGGTGCTGGCAATTCGCCAGTCACCTCATCCAGTTTGGCTGGAACCCACGACTTGGACGGTCCTGGCGATTTGCCAGTACCAATGGttgaaaaggttttaaaaacttaCGCTCGTAAAAAGCAA TGTTTGTAA